One genomic window of Acidovorax radicis includes the following:
- a CDS encoding N-acetylmuramoyl-L-alanine amidase, with translation MSRRPPPAPSRRAVLQAGSLVLLLGTQQIARGATIVAVRVWPAPEYSRVTIESDGALVAKQFFVTTPPRLAVDIEGIDLSPELRELVAKVKPDDPNIAGIRVGQNAPGVVRLVVDLKQAAMPQVFTLPPVAAYRHRLVFDLYPAAPVDPLEALIAERLREAPTTSPTAFAPAPAPTPLGRTERNTTPPAGQDPLGDLIAQRNASPGSPLSNTASPSAPPPVVAAAPVAPPPPASPAPTATPRAANNRATATETDRIIIVALDPGHGGEDPGAIGPAGTREKDVVLRVAHLLRDRINATTVGGNPMRAYLTRDGDYFVPLGTRVQKARRVQADLFVSIHADAFTNPDARGASVFALSQGGASSTAARWLANKENQADLVGGINVQSKDQHVQRALLDMSTTAQINDSLKLGTVLLGEIGNVGKLHKPRVEQAGFAVLKAPDIPSVLVETAFISNPDEEKRLRSSAYQEQLANALMRGITRYFAKNPPLARSRSV, from the coding sequence ATGAGCCGCCGCCCCCCACCAGCGCCCTCTCGCCGCGCCGTTTTGCAGGCGGGCAGCTTGGTCCTGCTGCTGGGCACCCAGCAGATCGCGCGCGGCGCCACCATCGTGGCGGTGCGCGTCTGGCCCGCACCCGAGTACTCGCGCGTCACCATCGAATCCGATGGAGCGCTGGTGGCCAAGCAGTTTTTCGTGACCACGCCACCCCGCCTGGCCGTGGACATCGAAGGCATCGACCTGAGCCCCGAGCTGCGTGAGCTGGTGGCCAAGGTCAAACCCGACGACCCGAACATCGCAGGCATCCGCGTGGGCCAGAACGCGCCCGGCGTGGTGCGCCTGGTGGTGGACCTCAAACAGGCGGCCATGCCGCAGGTGTTCACCCTGCCCCCCGTGGCGGCCTACCGGCACCGTCTGGTGTTTGACCTGTACCCCGCAGCGCCGGTGGACCCGCTGGAAGCACTGATTGCCGAGCGGCTGCGTGAAGCGCCCACCACCTCGCCCACGGCGTTTGCCCCGGCACCCGCCCCAACGCCCCTCGGCCGGACTGAGCGCAACACCACGCCGCCAGCCGGCCAAGACCCGCTGGGCGACCTGATTGCACAGCGCAACGCCAGCCCCGGCAGTCCCCTCTCCAACACCGCCTCGCCCAGCGCCCCGCCGCCCGTGGTGGCTGCAGCACCCGTGGCGCCACCACCACCCGCGTCACCGGCCCCCACGGCGACCCCACGCGCTGCCAACAATCGCGCTACCGCCACAGAAACCGACCGCATCATCATCGTGGCGCTGGACCCTGGCCATGGCGGCGAAGACCCCGGCGCCATCGGCCCCGCTGGCACGCGCGAGAAAGACGTGGTGCTGCGCGTGGCCCACCTGCTGCGCGACCGCATCAACGCCACCACCGTGGGCGGCAACCCCATGCGCGCCTACCTCACGCGCGACGGCGACTACTTCGTGCCCCTGGGCACCCGCGTGCAAAAGGCCCGGCGCGTGCAGGCCGACCTGTTCGTGAGCATTCATGCGGACGCCTTCACGAACCCCGACGCACGGGGCGCCAGTGTGTTTGCACTGAGCCAGGGCGGTGCGTCCAGCACGGCGGCCCGCTGGCTGGCGAACAAGGAGAACCAGGCCGATCTGGTGGGCGGCATCAACGTGCAGTCCAAAGACCAGCATGTGCAGCGCGCGCTGCTCGACATGAGCACCACCGCACAAATCAATGACAGCCTCAAGCTGGGCACCGTGTTGCTCGGCGAGATCGGTAACGTCGGCAAGCTGCACAAGCCGCGCGTGGAACAGGCGGGTTTTGCCGTGCTCAAGGCCCCTGACATTCCCAGTGTGCTGGTGGAGACCGCTTTCATCAGCAACCCTGACGAAGAAAAGCGCCTGCGCAGCAGCGCCTACCAAGAGCAGCTGGCCAATGCCCTGATGCGCGGCATCACACGCTACTTTGCCAAGAATCCCCCGTTGGCTCGCAGCCGCTCGGTCTAA